In Verrucomicrobiales bacterium, the genomic stretch GTGGATGCGGAAGCGGGAGCGATTGATTCCGGGAGAGGCTTGAAAGGGCAACGTCACCAAGGTAGGGAGGGACTCTGCTCGAGCCCATGAATGCCCAGGGTTTAGGAGGATAAATGGCCCGTGAACCATTCCGGTTTCTGGGATAAAAAGCCAAACCGAAAACACAAATGCATCCCGTCCCCTTGGGGTGTTCTCCGTGTGATCTGTGTGCTCCGTGGGCAACAACTCGGATCTTGAAATCTTCAGCTCGGCCCAAATTCAAACCGAGGGGTTCGATGATTGTTCTCACGTCCATTGTCAGAACTAAGAGATCTGCTCTTTGGAGAGCGAACGGCGAGCGTGGCTGCCAAGGCGAACCCCAGGAACACTGCAATGTTAGGCTCTGGAACCACGTAGAGTCCGAGGCTCTCTAGCGCTTCTGGTCTACATCCAAGGGGCAGTCCACGTAAACGTCCTTCTGCGTCCAGCCCTGACAGTTCATAATTGGTAATCAGACGAGATGTGGCTCTAGGGACCGTGTCATCAGCAAGTTGATGAACCACGGATTTCTCGGATGACACGGATAGCGAACTAGATCCCCGAGCCGGTGGTCAATGATGATTTTTGGGACGAATGTTCCCGCAGTGCGGCTCCTCAATCTGGCTCCATCCGTGGGATCCGAGAAATCCGTGGTCACAACTGCCGTTTTGAGATTCATCTCTGTTTGTAGGCCGTCCTTTGCCAACCGCTAGCTCAGGCGACTGCTGCCACCACCAGCAACTCAATCGAGGTGAACGCGGAGGAACCTGGCACCGCGGGGCACTATCGCTCAAGCGTGGTGAGCAGATGTCGAACCTCGCTCTCCATTTCGTCCGGGCTGGCGACGGTTTTAGCGATCTCCACATACATCAGCTCGCGACATTTTTCCCGCATGCGATGCACTGCCACCGCCACCGCATTCGTGGACATCCCCAGCTTGGCAGCCGGTTCAGCATAGTCACGGAACCCCGTATCATCGGTGAGGAACGCCTTGAGCACGTCAAACTGCTCGACCTTCTTGGAGCGGACGAACTCTTCACGCAGCTCCTTGAGAACCTGGTCATAGAGCGTCAAAAACCACTGCCGAGTGAACAGTTTCTCGGGCGACATCTCGATCGCCGGTTCATTCTGGAATCGTGTTTCCGCATCCTCGTCGTCCAAGGAGATGATCACCTGGCCTCCCCCACGCTTTTGAGCGTTCGCCCGCTTGCGCTGATCGAGCAGGAAGTGATCCAGAGCCGCGAGGAGGAATGACCGAAACTTTCCTTTGGTGCGATCCGCCGAGCCGAGGTAGTTCTCGCGCAGAATGCGCTGAAAAAAATCTTGGGTCAGGTCCTGGGCTTGGTCCGCATCAAAACCCCGCCGACGCACATGCGCGTACAACGGATACCAGTAGCTGCGACAGAGCTTCTCGAGCGCTGCTTCCGCTTGGGCAGGATTCCCCTGGCGGGCCATCTGCAGATTCGTCCAGGAGGTGGCGCTGAATTGAGCCCAGCGATCTCGGTCGAACCCAGGTGATTGGTCGCTTGTGTCAGGCATGGTTGGCTGTTTCTCTGAGCATCATTGAACTCGCTAAGGCCCAGGCTGGCGAGCAGAAACTAACCCCAGAAAGGGGTCAGCTTTCACAAAACCGTCGGAACATCTCCGGTTCCGGGGCGGTAAATGCCCATTCGCGTCCCAGACAGAAAGCGCGCAATTCACGGGCGTGCAGAGCGTGGTTGGGCAGAATCAGCTGGCGTCGCTGATCTTCGGTCAACCGACCCTCCACGAACGCCAGATAGAGCTGCTCATCCGGACCATAGATCTTGTCCCCCACGATAGGAAATCCCAGGTGCGCCAGATGAATGCGGATCTGATGCTTACGACCCGACCTGGGTTGCACGGTGAGACGCGCAAAGGGCCGTCCCTCCCGCTCAAAACGCTCCTCAACCCGATACTCGGTCGTGGAGAGCGCCCCGTCGGGTCGCACACAATCCTTGATGGCGACCGCACTAGCGAGATCCTTACCAAGGGGCGCGTCGATCACGCCTTCATTCGTTAACGGATGTCCATGGACCAACGCGGAGTAGATCTTCTGAACCGCGCCCGTTTCCCACGCCTGCCGCCAGGCCCGCGCTACTTCTAACTGCTTGCCCACCAAGACCACACCGCTGGTTTCCCGATCTAGCCGGTTGATCAGGTGTTGCTCCGCAGACTCCCCCAGATACAAGCGAACCCGGCTGACCAAACTGGAATAAACGTCCCCTTTCGTGGGATGGCAGACAAGATCCGCCGGTTTATCGATCACCAGCAAGCCGTCGTCTTCATGGAGAATATCGAACAGGGACGTCACCAAACCTCAGTTTCAAGGGGGATCGCCTTCAGGTCCACCTCGTTTTTGCGTCGAGAGGCTGCCTCCGCGAAAAGTGCCCTCTAGAGCTTGTCACCGAATGTCTTCTTGCTATCATGCTCCCGTGAAACCGACGCCCAACATCTGGCTACCTGCCCTGCTGATGGTGGTGTTCGTACTCACGCGGTGGCCGGGGCTCATGCCCAATAACTTCAGCGCCGCTTACGCGCTTTTGTTCTGTGCCGGGGTCTACTTCCCCGCCCGCTTGGCCTGGTGGTTACCTCTGTCTGCCATGGCGTTGGCCGATATCGCCCTCGCCGTCTACTACTGGAATGCGCATGGCATTGCCCCGCAGGGGTATCAGCTGATGAACTATGTCGTTTACCTGGGTCTTATTGGACTAGGTCGGCTGTTCCGTCCGTCCCACAGCTGGACCCGTCTGCTCGGTGGCGGGATTGTGGGCGCGCTGCTCTTCTACCTGCTCACGAACACGGCCTCCTGGTTTTTCAATCCGTTTCGCAATCCGGAATACACCCTCGATTGGGCCGGATGGCTGAGAGCCCTCACCCAGGGCACGGCC encodes the following:
- a CDS encoding RluA family pseudouridine synthase, which produces MVTSLFDILHEDDGLLVIDKPADLVCHPTKGDVYSSLVSRVRLYLGESAEQHLINRLDRETSGVVLVGKQLEVARAWRQAWETGAVQKIYSALVHGHPLTNEGVIDAPLGKDLASAVAIKDCVRPDGALSTTEYRVEERFEREGRPFARLTVQPRSGRKHQIRIHLAHLGFPIVGDKIYGPDEQLYLAFVEGRLTEDQRRQLILPNHALHARELRAFCLGREWAFTAPEPEMFRRFCES
- a CDS encoding sigma-70 family RNA polymerase sigma factor, with the translated sequence MPDTSDQSPGFDRDRWAQFSATSWTNLQMARQGNPAQAEAALEKLCRSYWYPLYAHVRRRGFDADQAQDLTQDFFQRILRENYLGSADRTKGKFRSFLLAALDHFLLDQRKRANAQKRGGGQVIISLDDEDAETRFQNEPAIEMSPEKLFTRQWFLTLYDQVLKELREEFVRSKKVEQFDVLKAFLTDDTGFRDYAEPAAKLGMSTNAVAVAVHRMREKCRELMYVEIAKTVASPDEMESEVRHLLTTLER